Proteins encoded together in one Salvelinus namaycush isolate Seneca chromosome 26, SaNama_1.0, whole genome shotgun sequence window:
- the LOC120021061 gene encoding transcription factor HES-7.1-like, whose amino-acid sequence MKPLEGKENRKIDRMLLKPQVERRRRERLNHSLESLRTLLLQGPLHQGVAQRRVEKAEILEHTVLFLQNTGDGDRKKGEDGEKQHPFQDGFSGCLQRAAHFLGQEGEGLQLEAALNSTFSARLNSYACMNTEVPAKAHSSNSLPNTTCHQSSHLMKIQESHYRQQLCEVYRRHLSHAHRAPLRHGDPKPPQLPHRHAAKEAQSQNFPGSQSVWRPWP is encoded by the exons CTCCTCAAGCCTCAGGTGGAGAGACGtcggagagagagattgaaccaCAGTCTGGAGAGTCTGAGAACCCTGCTGCTGCAGGGACCACTACATCAA GGTGTGGCTCAGCGTAGAGTGGAGAAAGCTGAGATCCTGGAACACACTGTTCTCTTTCTCCAGAACACTGGAGATGGGGACAGGAAGAAAGGTGAAGATGGAGAAAAGCAACATCCCTTCCAGGATGGCTTCTCAGGCTGCCTGCAGAGAGCTGCACACTTCCTGGGGCAGGAAGGGGAGGGCCTGCAGCTGGAGGCAGCACTGAACTCTACTTTCTCTGCTCGTCTGAACAGCTATGCCTGTATGAACACCGAAGTTCCGGCTAAAGCCCACTCTTCCAACTCTCTGCCCAATACAACGTGCCACCAGTCCTCACACCTGATGAAGATACAGGAGTCCCACTACAGACAACAGCTTTGTGAAGTCTACAGGAGACATCTGTCTCATGCTCACAGAGCTCCACTCCGACATGGAGATCCCAAACCTCCCCAGCTGCCCCACAGACACGCTGCCAAAGAAGCCCAATCTCAGAACTTCCCAGGCAGCCAGTCTGTGTGGCGGCCTTGGCCCTGA